The following proteins come from a genomic window of Rattus norvegicus strain BN/NHsdMcwi chromosome 8, GRCr8, whole genome shotgun sequence:
- the Ngp gene encoding neutrophilic granule protein precursor → MARLWKTFMLVVALAVVACEAHRRLRYEDIVNRAIEAYNRGQRGRPLFRLLSATPPPGQNPTSNVPLEFRIKETVCISTTERRLENCDFREGGEERNCTGEFSRRQWSTSLTLTCDRDCRREVSQVATFSDNKSDDSEKDKLEGLPPHAKNIYENAKYDIISNILHNF, encoded by the exons ATGGCAAGGTTGTGGAAGACCTTCATGTTGGTGGTGGCTTTGGCTGTGGTCGCCTGTGAGGCCCATCGCCGACTAAGATATGAGGATATTGTTAATCGGGCCATAGAGGCATACAACCGTGGGCAGCGAGGAAGACCCCTCTTCCGCCTGCTAAGTGCCACtccacctcctggtcag AACCCCACTTCCAATGTCCCACTCGAGTTCAGGATTAAAGAGACAGTGTGCATTTCCACCACGGAGAGACGGCTTGAAAACTGCGACTTCCGGGAGGGCGGG GAGGAGAGAAACTGCACAGGTGAATTCTCCAGAAGGCAGTGGTCAACCTCCTTGACCTTGACCTGCGACAGGGATTGTCGTAGAGAG GTTTCCCAAGTGGCCACTTTTAGTGATAACAAGTCAGATGACTCCGAAAAGGACAAGTTAGAAGGTCTGCCCCCTCACGCCAAAAACATTTATGAAAACGCCAAGTACGATATCATCAGCAACATCCTGCATAACTTCTAA